AATACTCATTTGAATATGCACCAGAGGTTTTAGAGGCAGTCGATAATCTTCACCCAGAGCGTGATTATTTCGTAAAATTTAATTGCCCGGAATTCACTAGTCTTTGTCCGCTTACCCATCAGCCTGATTTTGCCACGATGTATATCTCATACATTCCAGATAAAAAGATAGTAGAGAGTAAGTCTCTAAAACTCTATTTATTCAGCTTCAGAAATCATGGTGATTTCCACGAGGATTGCGTTAACATCATCATGAACGATTTAATTAAGCTTTTGGATCCCCGCTATATTGAGGTTTGGGGTAAGTTCACGCCACGCGGTGGAATTTCAATTGATCCATGGTGCAACTATGGCAAGCCAGGTACCAAGTTCGAAGAAATGGCCACTTTCCGTTTAATGAACCATGACCTTTATCCGGAAAAAGTCGATAATCGTTAATGAAAACTTTTTGCAACAAAAATTAAATAGTCTTGTAAACCTGTAACATTTTCCATGTGATACATTAGTTTAGTAGTTACTAGACGAATGTAGAATGAGTTGATTTTATGTTAAATGTTAAAGAGGTTACGGAACAGCTTCGAGCTGAGGGGATTACTGATAGTGAACAGGTTGTCATTCGTTGGATTCTCGATGGGAAAATTAAAGCCAGAAGAACAAAGCACCTAAATCTCGAATACTCCATAACTCCCGTTGATTTAGCGTCTTTTATTTTGGAAAAAAAGATAGAGAACAAAACCAAGCAGTTCGGAGTAGATTTTCTCAATTGGGAAAAAACGTTTCGTGACAATCAAAAATTGAAAGAAGAAATTGAACAGTTAAAAACGACAATTCGGATCGAACAAGCAAAAAATCGATCCTTAAAAAGAATGCTAAAAGCAGAATATGAGCTTACCGATACTCCGCCGTTGACCCTAAACTCGATATTAGGATTAGATCCTGGTGCAGATATGGATGTTATTAGGAAAGAATACAAAAAATTATTAAAAGCCCTTCACCCCGACCGAGGCGGAGATGAACGGCTATTTAAAGTGTTTTATGAACATTATGAAAAAGTAAAGGATTCAGCAAAAAGCTGAATCCTTCAGATTGTAGACAAAAGGCACCCGAATAAGCTCATTCGGGTGCCTTTACGTTGGAAATTTGCTCGTAAGAGCAATATTTAGACCTATCCTATGCCTATTATTACGCCATTTCTGGACCTTTCCAGGTCCAGTTGGCCATCTTTTTCAAGTTCATGGCAGCAAAAGTAAGCATCGCCTGCATGGACAATTTTTTTAAACCTCTTAAGGTTGTCCAACGCATACCATGCTTTTCCTTAGCATCCGCAAAGACACGTTCAATCGTTTCTTTACGACGTGCATAAATGGTTTTATTCTCTTGAGTATGACGAAGGTGATCCGCTTCCTCCAAATAGTGTTCCCACACATGACGCTCAATGAGTTTTTTATGTTCTTTACTCTGAGTGCATTGGGAAAGCAATGGACAATTTTGACATTCAATCGGATTAGAGAAATACTGGCGCTTTCCATCCTTCGTCGTCGTTGAATATTTCAATACTTGTCCTTGCGGACAGATATAACAATCGTAGTACTCATCGTAAACATACTCTTGTTTTTTAAGATAACCTTCTTTTGTACGAGGGCGAGTATATGGTAGAACTGGTGTCATATCGTGTTCAAATACATATTGGGCAATTGGAGATGTTTTATAACCAGCGTCAGCCGCAACAGCTTCAGGTTTTCCATGTTTCTCTATTATCTTCTCGAGTAGTGGCTCGAAAACAACGCTATCATGAATATTCCCCGGCGTTACAATTGCCCCCAAAACAAAACCATTTCGATCCGCAGCTGCATGAAATGAATATGCGAACTGTTTCGTTCGTTCGTCCTTTACGTAATAACCACTCTCTGGGTCAGTCGTGCTTTCTTTAATTTCTTTTAATTCTTCTTTATCAAACTTATCTGGAGGAAATGGCTTTTTTCCGTGATCTTCTCGGTCTTTATTGATCTCTTCTTGTAGACGTGCCTCATATGCTTTCGATTCTTTTCTAACTACTTTCTTCTCAAATTTCTTCTTGTTTGCGCTAGCCTTTACATGAGTAGAATCAATAAATACGTGCTCACTACTAATCAATTTCTTCTCTGAGGCTTCCTTCAAAATTCGATAGAAAATCTGCTCAAATAAATCGGTATCCTTAAAGCGTCGCTCGTAGTTTTTACCAAAAGTTGAAAAGTGAGGTACCTTATCATAAAAACCAAAGCCTAAAAACCATCGATATGCCGTATTGGTTTCGATTTCTTCAATAGTTTTACGCATGGAGCGAATACCGAAGGTATATTGGATGAAAGCCATCTTAATCAATACTACAGGGTCAATACTCGGACGTCCCCGTTCAGAAGAATACATGTCTTGAACGAGTGAATAGATAAATGAAAAATCAATAGCCGCTTCGATTTTGCGGACCAAATGGTTTACAGGTACTAGTTGTTCTAAAGCAATCATTTCTATTTGGTCACGATTTGTCTGTGTATTTTTAGTAAGCATTTCATCCACCCCATTAAAATCTTTGTACCTTAATTATACAAAAAAACTGCCGGCAAACCCGTATTTTTTCGGATTTGTCGACAGTCTGAAGGATTCAGCAAAAAGCTGAATCCTTTTTTCATGAGTGCCACTTTTTCTTTTTTATCCTTGAAATGAGCTTCATGAACACTTCATGAGTACCGCTTTTTCTTTTTTCACATTTATTTGGGCTTCATGAACGCTTTATGAGGTCCATTTTTTCATTATTACCCTTGTTTCTTGCTTCTTGAAATAACTAATATTAAAAACCTATAACACTTTATTGCCTTTGACTCCGTTAATCGAATAGCTTGCGACTATGTTTGCACTTAGTGAATGGGAAACGGAGCAGTATTTGTCTTTTGACAATTGGATGGCGCGGACTACCTTTTCTTCTGGCAGGTCCCCTTCTACTGAATAGTGAATATGAAAGTCGGTAAATTTCTTCGGTTCTGTATCCGCACGTGTCCCCTCTACTTCCATGGAAAAACCAGTTAACTCTAAACGCATTTTCTTCAAAATCATCACGATGTCAATTCCTGTGCAGCCTGCAAGCGAATAAAGGAGTAGCTCTGTCGGTCTAGGTCCACTATTTTGACCACCAACTTCTGGTGCAGCGTCCATTCTTAATTCGTGTCCTGAAGGTGTTATACCAGTAAAAGCCATATCGCCTGTCCAAGTTATCGTTGATCTCATTTCTACCATCCTTCCCTTATGTAATACCACCCTTATTTTACCTTAAAAAAAGGTTTTGAACCCATAATTGAGTCCAAAACCTTTCGTATTACTTCAATAATGATAAGTCGATTAAACCTTTAATGTCACTGCTTGGAATATATCCAGCTTCTTTGCTGATATCTGCCATTTCCTGAATGACTTTTTCGTTAACGTCTGTTGTGACAGCTAAACGTGAGAACGCTGCGTCTACTTCATCTTTATTTAACTCTTTACCTGTTAGATCTTTTAAGTGCTTCATGACAACTTCTTTGCTCTCTTCAGGATTGTCCTGAATAAATTTTACCGCTTTTTTATGAGCATCTAAATATTGCTTTGCTAAGTCTTTGTTTTCCAAAAAGTCTGCTCTAGCAGCAACGACTGTATTGGTAGATTCCTTACCCCATGCAAATTTATCCCAGTCTAAAAGAAGTTTACCATTTGCTTGGTTTTCAAGTACATATCCCCAAGGCTCTTGTGTTGCGGCTGCGTCAACTTGTTTTTGGATGAAAAGAGATGCTGTGTCAGCAGGAGCTGCTGCAAATAAATCAACTGTACCGCCACTTGTTTTCGCTTTTAAATCTGCGTCTTTTAATGCTTTACGTAACATTACATCCTGCGTGCTTCCAATAACCGGAATCGCTACTTTTTTTCCATCTAAA
This genomic stretch from Neobacillus niacini harbors:
- the queF gene encoding preQ(1) synthase translates to MSGRSHEEGLKDLTLLGNQNTQYSFEYAPEVLEAVDNLHPERDYFVKFNCPEFTSLCPLTHQPDFATMYISYIPDKKIVESKSLKLYLFSFRNHGDFHEDCVNIIMNDLIKLLDPRYIEVWGKFTPRGGISIDPWCNYGKPGTKFEEMATFRLMNHDLYPEKVDNR
- a CDS encoding J domain-containing protein translates to MLNVKEVTEQLRAEGITDSEQVVIRWILDGKIKARRTKHLNLEYSITPVDLASFILEKKIENKTKQFGVDFLNWEKTFRDNQKLKEEIEQLKTTIRIEQAKNRSLKRMLKAEYELTDTPPLTLNSILGLDPGADMDVIRKEYKKLLKALHPDRGGDERLFKVFYEHYEKVKDSAKS
- a CDS encoding IS1182 family transposase; amino-acid sequence: MLTKNTQTNRDQIEMIALEQLVPVNHLVRKIEAAIDFSFIYSLVQDMYSSERGRPSIDPVVLIKMAFIQYTFGIRSMRKTIEEIETNTAYRWFLGFGFYDKVPHFSTFGKNYERRFKDTDLFEQIFYRILKEASEKKLISSEHVFIDSTHVKASANKKKFEKKVVRKESKAYEARLQEEINKDREDHGKKPFPPDKFDKEELKEIKESTTDPESGYYVKDERTKQFAYSFHAAADRNGFVLGAIVTPGNIHDSVVFEPLLEKIIEKHGKPEAVAADAGYKTSPIAQYVFEHDMTPVLPYTRPRTKEGYLKKQEYVYDEYYDCYICPQGQVLKYSTTTKDGKRQYFSNPIECQNCPLLSQCTQSKEHKKLIERHVWEHYLEEADHLRHTQENKTIYARRKETIERVFADAKEKHGMRWTTLRGLKKLSMQAMLTFAAMNLKKMANWTWKGPEMA
- a CDS encoding OsmC family protein, with amino-acid sequence MRSTITWTGDMAFTGITPSGHELRMDAAPEVGGQNSGPRPTELLLYSLAGCTGIDIVMILKKMRLELTGFSMEVEGTRADTEPKKFTDFHIHYSVEGDLPEEKVVRAIQLSKDKYCSVSHSLSANIVASYSINGVKGNKVL
- a CDS encoding aliphatic sulfonate ABC transporter substrate-binding protein, coding for MLKKSMLYLFITILFIGLLSGCAQSSNEGEGKSNSGEAKTVKIGYFPNLTHIATIVALENGYFEEAFGKDVKIETKTVANGGLFMEAMATKAIDVGTVGPGPLLNFYVKNKEYHLISGAVNGGAVLVAAEGSGVEKLEDLDGKKVAIPVIGSTQDVMLRKALKDADLKAKTSGGTVDLFAAAPADTASLFIQKQVDAAATQEPWGYVLENQANGKLLLDWDKFAWGKESTNTVVAARADFLENKDLAKQYLDAHKKAVKFIQDNPEESKEVVMKHLKDLTGKELNKDEVDAAFSRLAVTTDVNEKVIQEMADISKEAGYIPSSDIKGLIDLSLLK